Proteins from one Oligoflexus sp. genomic window:
- a CDS encoding lysophospholipid acyltransferase family protein, with amino-acid sequence MLKTMRALVRLVMLGCVILSLLSIVMLLGAFQGQRTIRRKKLVAAVMQAHLRAMSRCAGLEVQVLGTRPLDDRPFLLLSNHVSYWDILALGSLFPLGFMAKDCIESWPVLGTVTRLCNTVFVNRENVRDRVRALRRLQTQIHDLSYCVFPEGTTTAEIAPRLELWCRGNIAVLREPGAPVWLAGLHYEKHAEEAWIDDDELLPHLFRRLKEPSIRLTIYLEPLQVNRAASLSEAAREAWEGTVGLCQKAQYDGDTSVSTQPVRLCVVKDSAAS; translated from the coding sequence ATGCTGAAGACAATGCGAGCCCTGGTTCGTCTCGTTATGCTGGGTTGTGTGATCCTGAGCCTTTTGAGCATTGTGATGCTGCTCGGTGCTTTCCAGGGGCAGCGCACGATCAGGCGTAAAAAGCTGGTGGCTGCGGTGATGCAGGCGCACCTGAGGGCCATGAGCCGCTGTGCGGGTTTAGAGGTTCAGGTTTTGGGAACGAGGCCTTTGGATGACAGGCCTTTTCTTCTTCTGAGTAATCATGTTTCCTATTGGGACATCCTTGCCCTCGGTTCGCTTTTTCCTTTGGGCTTCATGGCGAAAGACTGTATTGAAAGCTGGCCTGTTCTGGGGACGGTCACTCGACTTTGTAATACTGTTTTTGTGAATCGTGAGAATGTGCGGGATCGTGTTCGTGCCCTGCGTCGACTTCAGACGCAGATTCATGATCTTTCGTACTGTGTTTTTCCTGAAGGGACGACAACCGCTGAAATCGCGCCGCGGCTTGAACTTTGGTGCCGGGGGAATATTGCGGTTCTCCGTGAACCCGGGGCTCCGGTGTGGTTGGCGGGACTTCATTATGAAAAGCATGCGGAAGAAGCCTGGATTGATGACGATGAGCTGCTGCCGCATCTTTTCCGGCGTCTGAAGGAGCCTTCCATTCGACTTACAATATACCTTGAACCTCTTCAGGTGAATCGAGCTGCGTCGCTTTCTGAGGCGGCGCGCGAGGCCTGGGAAGGAACGGTGGGCCTTTGTCAAAAGGCTCAATATGATGGGGATACTTCGGTGTCCACGCAGCCTGTGCGCCTGTGCGTCGTGAAAGATTCTGCCGCCTCGTAA